From a region of the Acidobacteriota bacterium genome:
- the nifJ gene encoding pyruvate:ferredoxin (flavodoxin) oxidoreductase: MTRPWLTLDGNEATARVAYQLSEVIAIYPITPSSNMGEWADQWASEHRPNLWGTPPTVVEMQSEGGAAGACHGAMQAGALATTFTASQGLLLMIPNMFKIAGELTPAVFHVSARAVATHAISIFGDHSDVMSVRTTGWALLASNSVQEAQDMAAIAHASTLETRVPVLHFFDGFRTSHEVAKIQALTSEELHDLIPDGLIEAHRTRALSPDRPVLRGSAQNPDVFFQAREAATPYYLAGPALVQRVMDRFATITGRKYRIFEYYGAPDADRVIVAMGSAAGAIDEAVDKLNRSGEKVGVLKIRLFRPFSAVHFMRALPATVRGIAVLDRTKEPGAAGEPLYQDVLTAIAEQGSLLQPAERPTVIGGRYGLGSKEFTPAMAKAVFDELKRPAPRNHFTAGIVDDVSFSSLDHDEEFSTEHPDTVRAVLYGLGSDGTVGANKNTIKIIGESTEQYAQGYFVYDSKKSGSTTISHLRFGPHPIRSTYLVSRAGFIGCHQWELLERMDVLEAATPGSTLLLNSPYPAGEVWGKLPGRIQRVIADLKMKVYTIDATAVANATGMGKRVNTILQTCFFALSGVLPKDDAIAAIKKAVQKTYGAKGENVVQQNFNAIDQALAHLHEVAVPATFDLNLENGTAPWDEAPEFVRNVLAPMIIGKGDRLPVSAMPIDGTFPVGTARWEKRNLADQIPAWTEPICIQCGKCALVCPHAAIRIKAYPPALLAGAPATFKSMDYKGAEYAGQKYTIQVAPEDCTGCELCAEVCPAADKKTGQRALEMKPQRDLRAAESANWNFFLGLPEVDRVTAKKTTVKGSQFLEPLFEFSGACSGCGETPYVKLATQLFGDRMVVANATGCSSIYGGNLPTTPWTTDACGRGPAWSNSLFEDNAEFGFGMRLTIDQLAEEARALLARLRAVAGEGLAAAILDAVQADEQAISEQRERIVALKRMLEWSLKRRPRGETADAERRLLSLADYLVRKSVWIIGGDGWAYDIGYGGLDHVLASGRDVNVLVLDTEVYSNTGGQMSKATPRAAVAKFAAGGKPLAKKDLGLIAMTYGNIYVASVAMGANDAQTVKAFMEAESYNGPSLIISYGHCIAHGIDISKGLKQQANAVACGHWPLYRFDPRLAAHGKNPLSLDSKPPKISFIDYAYQETRYRMLASADKKAAQTLAELAQQDVTLRWKMYEQLAKLYETTATGAAAVKA; encoded by the coding sequence ATGACGCGCCCGTGGCTGACCCTCGACGGCAACGAAGCGACCGCGAGAGTCGCCTACCAGCTCAGCGAAGTGATCGCGATCTACCCCATCACGCCCTCGTCCAACATGGGCGAGTGGGCCGATCAGTGGGCTTCCGAGCACCGGCCGAACTTGTGGGGGACGCCTCCCACGGTCGTCGAGATGCAGAGCGAAGGGGGCGCGGCGGGCGCCTGCCACGGCGCGATGCAGGCCGGCGCGCTCGCGACGACGTTCACGGCGAGCCAGGGCCTCCTCCTGATGATCCCGAACATGTTCAAGATCGCCGGCGAGCTGACGCCGGCGGTGTTCCACGTGTCGGCACGCGCGGTTGCAACGCACGCGATCTCGATCTTCGGGGATCACTCCGACGTGATGTCGGTGCGCACCACCGGGTGGGCGCTCCTCGCCTCCAATTCCGTGCAGGAGGCCCAGGACATGGCGGCCATCGCGCACGCCTCGACGCTCGAGACCCGCGTGCCCGTGCTGCACTTTTTCGACGGGTTCCGCACGTCGCACGAAGTCGCCAAGATCCAGGCGCTGACCAGCGAGGAGCTGCACGACCTCATCCCCGACGGGTTGATTGAAGCGCACCGCACGCGCGCGCTCTCGCCCGACAGGCCGGTGCTCCGCGGCTCGGCGCAGAACCCGGACGTGTTCTTCCAGGCCCGCGAAGCCGCGACGCCGTACTATCTCGCCGGCCCCGCGCTCGTGCAGCGCGTCATGGACCGATTCGCCACGATCACCGGCCGCAAGTACCGCATCTTCGAGTACTACGGCGCGCCGGACGCGGACCGCGTCATTGTCGCGATGGGCTCGGCTGCGGGCGCGATCGACGAAGCGGTGGACAAGCTCAATCGGTCCGGTGAGAAGGTCGGCGTGCTGAAGATCCGCCTGTTCCGCCCGTTCAGCGCCGTGCACTTCATGCGCGCGCTCCCCGCCACCGTGCGCGGGATCGCGGTCCTCGATCGCACGAAGGAACCAGGCGCGGCCGGCGAGCCGCTATACCAGGACGTCCTGACCGCGATCGCCGAGCAGGGCTCCCTGCTGCAGCCGGCGGAGCGCCCCACGGTCATCGGCGGCCGCTACGGTCTGGGCTCCAAGGAATTCACGCCCGCCATGGCCAAGGCCGTGTTCGACGAGCTGAAGCGCCCGGCGCCGCGCAACCACTTCACCGCCGGCATCGTCGACGACGTGTCGTTCTCGAGCCTTGATCATGACGAGGAGTTCTCGACCGAGCACCCCGACACTGTGCGCGCCGTGCTGTACGGGCTCGGCTCCGACGGCACCGTAGGCGCGAACAAGAACACGATCAAGATCATCGGCGAATCGACCGAGCAGTACGCCCAGGGGTACTTCGTCTACGACTCGAAGAAGTCCGGATCGACGACGATTTCGCACCTGCGCTTCGGCCCGCATCCGATCCGATCGACGTATCTCGTGTCGCGCGCCGGATTCATCGGGTGTCACCAGTGGGAGCTGCTCGAGCGGATGGACGTGCTCGAAGCCGCGACGCCTGGCAGCACGCTGCTGCTCAACAGCCCGTATCCGGCCGGCGAGGTCTGGGGGAAGCTGCCGGGACGGATCCAGCGCGTCATCGCGGACCTCAAGATGAAGGTGTACACGATTGACGCGACCGCGGTGGCCAACGCCACAGGAATGGGCAAGCGCGTCAACACGATCCTGCAGACGTGCTTCTTCGCGCTTTCAGGCGTGCTGCCCAAAGACGACGCGATCGCCGCCATCAAGAAGGCGGTGCAGAAGACCTACGGCGCCAAGGGAGAGAACGTCGTCCAGCAGAACTTCAACGCGATCGACCAGGCACTCGCCCACCTGCACGAGGTGGCCGTGCCCGCCACCTTCGATCTGAACCTCGAGAACGGGACGGCGCCGTGGGACGAGGCCCCGGAGTTCGTGCGCAACGTCCTCGCACCGATGATCATCGGCAAGGGGGACCGGCTGCCGGTCAGCGCGATGCCGATCGACGGCACGTTCCCGGTCGGCACGGCCAGGTGGGAGAAGCGGAATCTCGCGGACCAGATCCCGGCATGGACCGAGCCGATCTGCATCCAGTGCGGCAAGTGCGCCCTCGTGTGCCCGCACGCGGCCATCCGCATCAAGGCATACCCGCCGGCGCTGCTCGCCGGCGCGCCCGCGACGTTCAAATCGATGGACTACAAGGGCGCGGAGTACGCCGGGCAGAAGTACACCATCCAGGTGGCGCCTGAGGACTGCACGGGCTGCGAATTGTGCGCCGAGGTCTGCCCCGCCGCCGACAAGAAGACCGGGCAGCGCGCCCTCGAGATGAAGCCGCAGCGCGACCTGCGCGCGGCTGAGAGCGCGAACTGGAATTTCTTCCTCGGGCTGCCCGAAGTCGATCGCGTCACCGCGAAGAAGACCACCGTCAAGGGCTCGCAGTTCCTCGAGCCGCTGTTCGAGTTCTCGGGCGCGTGCTCCGGCTGCGGCGAGACGCCGTACGTCAAGCTGGCGACCCAGCTGTTCGGCGATCGGATGGTCGTCGCCAATGCGACCGGCTGCTCGTCGATCTACGGCGGCAACCTGCCGACCACTCCGTGGACGACGGATGCCTGCGGGCGGGGGCCCGCGTGGTCGAACTCGCTCTTCGAGGACAACGCCGAATTCGGCTTTGGCATGCGGCTGACCATCGACCAGCTCGCCGAGGAAGCGCGCGCCCTGCTCGCGCGGCTCCGCGCGGTGGCCGGCGAGGGGCTCGCCGCCGCGATCCTCGACGCCGTGCAGGCCGACGAGCAGGCGATCAGCGAGCAGCGCGAGCGGATTGTGGCGCTGAAGCGGATGCTGGAATGGTCGCTGAAACGCCGGCCGCGCGGAGAGACGGCGGACGCCGAGCGCCGGCTGCTCTCGCTGGCGGACTACCTCGTGCGCAAGTCGGTGTGGATCATCGGCGGCGACGGCTGGGCGTACGACATCGGGTACGGCGGGCTGGACCACGTCCTCGCGTCCGGGCGTGACGTCAACGTGCTCGTGCTCGACACCGAGGTGTACTCCAACACCGGCGGGCAGATGTCGAAGGCGACGCCCCGCGCGGCGGTGGCGAAGTTTGCGGCCGGCGGCAAGCCGCTCGCGAAGAAGGACCTCGGCCTGATCGCGATGACCTACGGCAACATCTACGTCGCGTCGGTGGCCATGGGCGCCAACGACGCGCAGACCGTCAAGGCGTTCATGGAGGCGGAGTCCTACAACGGCCCCTCGCTCATCATCTCCTACGGGCACTGCATCGCCCACGGGATCGACATCAGCAAGGGGCTCAAGCAGCAGGCGAACGCGGTGGCGTGCGGTCACTGGCCGCTGTACCGCTTCGATCCGCGGCTGGCGGCACACGGCAAGAACCCGCTGTCGCTCGACTCGAAGCCGCCGAAGATCTCGTTCATCGATTACGCGTACCAGGAAACGCGGTACCGGATGCTCGCGTCGGCCGACAAGAAGGCTGCGCAGACGCTCGCCGAGCTCGCGCAGCAGGACGTGACGCTGCGGTGGAAGATGTACGAGCAGCTTGCGAAGCTGTACGAGACGACCGCCACGGGGGCGGCTGCCGTGAAGGCGTGA
- the hypB gene encoding hydrogenase nickel incorporation protein HypB, giving the protein MCESCGCGDPHLVSVDVHDRVLSENDRQAAHNREHFAAAGVLAVNLMGSPGAGKTAVLEATARRLAGRRKLGAIAGDLATDHDAARLQRAGVPSRSITTGNACHLDAAMVHHALHHMAWSGLDILFIENVGNLVCPAVYDLGERANVVALSVTEGEDKPLKYPVMFKKADLVLVTKVDLLPHLPGVSVDHIWDALQRVMPEPRMLPFSATTGEGLDEWIEWLQDPSRTFRSEPSV; this is encoded by the coding sequence ATGTGTGAATCGTGCGGATGCGGCGACCCGCACCTGGTGTCGGTGGACGTCCACGATCGGGTGCTCTCGGAGAACGATCGGCAGGCCGCGCACAACCGCGAGCACTTCGCCGCCGCCGGTGTACTGGCCGTGAACCTGATGGGATCGCCGGGGGCAGGCAAGACGGCCGTGCTCGAAGCCACCGCGCGCCGGCTCGCCGGGCGCCGGAAGCTGGGTGCGATTGCCGGCGATCTGGCGACGGATCACGATGCCGCGCGGCTGCAGCGCGCGGGCGTGCCGTCACGATCGATCACGACGGGCAACGCCTGCCATCTCGACGCCGCGATGGTGCACCACGCGCTGCATCACATGGCGTGGAGCGGCCTCGACATCCTCTTCATCGAAAACGTCGGGAATCTCGTGTGCCCTGCCGTCTACGACCTGGGCGAGCGTGCCAACGTCGTCGCGCTCTCGGTGACCGAAGGCGAGGACAAGCCGCTGAAGTACCCCGTGATGTTCAAGAAGGCCGACCTCGTCCTCGTCACGAAGGTGGACCTGCTCCCTCACCTGCCCGGCGTCTCGGTGGACCACATCTGGGACGCGCTGCAGCGCGTCATGCCCGAGCCCCGGATGCTGCCCTTCTCCGCGACGACCGGCGAGGGCCTGGACGAGTGGATCGAATGGCTGCAGGACCCGTCGAGAACCTTCCGTTCAGAACCTTCTGTCTAG
- a CDS encoding hydrogenase maturation nickel metallochaperone HypA, which translates to MHEYSIVQSLLNRVQDSLRGYDVRSVRRLRLRLGELSGVDPGLLRTAYELCAPGSVCDGAELEIASVPALWRCPACDRDAPAGARLACPSCGGGVRLLEGDEIVLETIDVEVEHV; encoded by the coding sequence GTGCATGAGTACTCGATCGTCCAGTCGTTGCTGAATCGCGTGCAGGACTCGTTGCGCGGATACGACGTGCGCAGCGTGCGGCGCCTGCGGCTGCGGCTCGGAGAGTTGTCGGGCGTCGATCCAGGCCTCCTGCGGACCGCGTACGAGCTGTGCGCCCCGGGCTCGGTGTGCGACGGCGCGGAGCTGGAGATCGCCTCCGTGCCGGCGCTGTGGCGCTGCCCGGCCTGCGACCGCGACGCGCCGGCAGGGGCGCGGCTCGCGTGCCCCTCGTGCGGGGGCGGCGTCCGGCTGCTCGAAGGTGACGAAATCGTGCTGGAGACCATCGACGTGGAGGTCGAACATGTGTGA
- a CDS encoding enoyl-CoA hydratase/isomerase family protein codes for MSHIHVAREEAIGTVTIDRPARFNSLDVDTARDLRAAALQLARDPAVRVMILRGIGGVFCSGADLKYIRAGGVERDLGYLTPGARPVPSGYGEVFKQILEYLHSTISEIRRAPKPVVAAVDGIAAAGGFGLAMSCDVVLASARSTFEWAYSRTGLTGAESSTFLLPRLIGLRRSLELMLLNPKMPASSAREIGLVTRVVPDALFDASVSEIARQLAAGPTRSYGIAKALMNRADGVDRLDAHLDAELEQLSRIADEPEFAAGLEAFFAKKEPVFGA; via the coding sequence ATGAGCCATATTCACGTCGCACGGGAAGAGGCGATCGGGACGGTCACGATCGATCGGCCGGCGCGGTTCAATTCGCTCGACGTGGACACGGCGCGCGACCTCCGCGCGGCAGCGCTGCAGCTGGCGCGCGATCCGGCGGTGCGGGTGATGATCCTGCGCGGCATCGGCGGCGTGTTCTGCAGCGGCGCGGATCTCAAGTACATCCGCGCGGGCGGGGTCGAACGGGATCTGGGCTACCTCACGCCTGGCGCGCGCCCGGTCCCGTCGGGTTATGGGGAGGTCTTCAAGCAGATTCTCGAGTACCTCCACAGCACCATCAGCGAGATTCGCCGGGCGCCGAAGCCCGTCGTGGCCGCCGTGGACGGGATCGCGGCCGCGGGCGGCTTCGGGCTGGCGATGTCGTGCGACGTCGTGCTGGCGTCCGCGCGCTCCACGTTCGAGTGGGCCTATTCCAGGACGGGCCTGACCGGCGCGGAGAGCTCCACGTTCCTGCTGCCGCGGCTGATCGGGCTGCGCCGGTCTCTGGAGCTGATGCTCCTGAACCCCAAGATGCCGGCGTCGAGTGCCCGCGAGATCGGACTGGTGACTCGCGTGGTTCCCGATGCGTTGTTCGACGCGTCGGTGAGCGAGATCGCGCGCCAGCTCGCTGCCGGCCCCACCCGGTCGTACGGCATCGCCAAGGCGTTGATGAACCGCGCGGACGGCGTCGATCGGCTCGACGCGCACCTGGACGCCGAGCTGGAGCAATTGAGTCGCATCGCCGACGAGCCCGAGTTCGCGGCGGGTCTCGAAGCCTTCTTCGCGAAGAAGGAGCCGGTCTTCGGTGCATGA
- the hypE gene encoding hydrogenase expression/formation protein HypE — protein sequence MSHTSLEERIALKHGAGGRAMRALIEQVLLDGIAPGSWIGADAMDDGAAIRVGEQWLVVTTDSHVVQPAFFPGGDIGRLAVCGTVNDLAMMGATEPLGLTCAMVLEEGFSRESLLAIHASMRQACAEAGTTIVTGDTKVMGRGEVDGIVVNTTGVALTPAIVRDAGLQPGDRIIVTGTIGDHGLAVTAARHKLGIEGTLQSDVAPINGLARAAIAAAAAGGITAMKDPTRGGLASALHEMAAKSRVGIVLEDRAIPISDAVRGAAELLGIDPLHVANEGKAVIGVRAGEADAVLRALRGHALGRDAAIVGTCVAERPGLLVLDTGFGRRLVAEPEGEPLPRIC from the coding sequence ATGAGTCACACGTCGCTGGAGGAACGGATCGCCCTCAAGCACGGCGCCGGCGGCCGCGCCATGCGCGCCCTGATCGAGCAGGTGCTGCTCGACGGCATCGCGCCGGGCAGCTGGATCGGCGCCGACGCCATGGACGATGGGGCGGCGATCCGAGTGGGGGAGCAGTGGCTGGTGGTCACGACCGATTCGCACGTCGTGCAGCCCGCCTTCTTTCCCGGCGGCGACATCGGCCGGCTCGCGGTGTGCGGGACCGTGAACGATCTCGCGATGATGGGCGCCACCGAACCGCTCGGCCTCACGTGCGCGATGGTGCTGGAAGAAGGGTTCTCCCGGGAGTCGCTGCTGGCCATCCACGCCTCGATGCGCCAGGCCTGCGCGGAGGCGGGGACGACGATCGTGACGGGTGATACGAAGGTGATGGGCCGCGGGGAGGTCGACGGCATCGTGGTGAACACCACGGGGGTGGCGCTCACGCCGGCGATCGTGCGCGACGCCGGGCTCCAGCCGGGCGATCGCATCATCGTGACCGGCACGATTGGCGATCACGGGCTCGCCGTGACGGCTGCGCGCCACAAGCTCGGGATCGAGGGAACGCTCCAGTCCGACGTGGCGCCGATCAATGGCCTGGCGCGCGCCGCCATCGCGGCGGCCGCGGCCGGCGGGATCACCGCGATGAAAGATCCGACGCGCGGCGGGCTGGCGAGCGCGCTTCACGAAATGGCCGCGAAGAGCCGCGTTGGCATCGTCCTCGAGGATCGGGCGATCCCGATCTCCGACGCGGTACGCGGCGCCGCGGAGCTGCTGGGCATCGACCCGCTGCACGTGGCGAACGAGGGGAAGGCGGTCATCGGCGTCCGTGCGGGCGAGGCCGATGCCGTGCTGCGGGCGTTGCGCGGGCACGCCCTCGGGCGCGATGCCGCGATCGTCGGGACGTGCGTCGCCGAGCGCCCCGGGTTGCTCGTTCTGGATACCGGATTCGGCCGGCGCCTGGTCGCCGAGCCCGAAGGGGAGCCCCTGCCGCGCATATGCTGA
- the hypD gene encoding hydrogenase formation protein HypD: protein MADAHAALTRLQFRDPERAAALVRALHRVTAEVRREPVAIMHVCGSHEQAIARFGLRAVFPRSLDVIMGPGCPVCITDLPEVDEAVALARQGIRLATYADMLKVRGSALSLADVQAEGARIDVVYSITQAVALARKTPSEPLVFFATGFETTAVATAAVILGDPPPNLSVLSAHKYIPPVMAIVSEMPDTRVEGFLAAGHAATITGWGIYEAFVARHRKPVVVAGFEPLDILAGLVRLVELVRDAAPEVANMYPRCVTKEGNLQAQQQLWRVFRPIGGRWRGIAHVPNGNLRLRDEWAGVDARRRFEIDVASLWDTAPPALVQQCICGDIMAGIASPRDCALFGRECLPDSAVGACMVSSEGTCRIWHQYGGHPDLAALPVDPYARRA from the coding sequence ATGGCTGACGCGCACGCCGCGTTGACACGCCTGCAGTTCCGCGATCCGGAGCGCGCCGCGGCGCTCGTCCGCGCGCTGCACCGCGTCACGGCGGAGGTCCGGCGCGAACCCGTGGCCATCATGCACGTGTGCGGATCACACGAGCAGGCGATCGCGCGCTTCGGCCTGCGCGCCGTGTTTCCGCGTTCGCTCGACGTGATCATGGGACCGGGCTGCCCGGTGTGCATCACCGATCTTCCCGAGGTCGATGAAGCGGTGGCGCTCGCTCGGCAGGGCATTCGCCTCGCCACCTACGCCGACATGCTGAAGGTGCGCGGATCCGCGCTCTCGCTGGCCGACGTGCAGGCAGAGGGCGCGCGCATCGACGTGGTCTACAGCATCACCCAGGCGGTGGCGCTGGCGCGCAAAACCCCGTCGGAGCCCCTCGTGTTCTTCGCGACCGGCTTCGAGACGACCGCGGTGGCCACTGCCGCCGTCATCCTGGGAGATCCTCCTCCGAACTTGTCCGTCCTCTCCGCGCACAAGTACATCCCGCCGGTCATGGCAATCGTGTCCGAGATGCCGGACACGCGGGTCGAAGGCTTCCTGGCGGCGGGGCACGCGGCGACGATCACGGGCTGGGGCATCTACGAAGCATTCGTCGCGCGGCACCGCAAGCCGGTCGTGGTCGCGGGCTTCGAGCCGCTCGACATCCTCGCCGGCCTCGTGCGGCTGGTGGAGCTCGTGCGGGATGCGGCACCAGAGGTGGCGAACATGTACCCGCGCTGCGTGACGAAAGAGGGGAACCTGCAGGCGCAGCAGCAGCTCTGGCGCGTGTTCCGGCCCATCGGCGGCCGCTGGCGCGGGATCGCGCACGTGCCCAACGGCAACCTGCGGCTCCGCGACGAGTGGGCGGGCGTGGACGCGCGGCGTCGTTTCGAGATCGATGTCGCGTCGCTCTGGGACACCGCCCCCCCGGCCCTCGTCCAGCAGTGCATCTGCGGCGACATCATGGCGGGCATCGCCTCGCCTCGGGACTGCGCGCTGTTCGGCCGGGAGTGCCTGCCCGACTCCGCCGTGGGCGCCTGCATGGTCAGCAGCGAAGGCACGTGCCGCATCTGGCATCAGTACGGCGGGCACCCGGACCTGGCGGCGCTTCCCGTCGATCCGTACGCGAGGCGCGCATGA
- a CDS encoding HypC/HybG/HupF family hydrogenase formation chaperone, protein MCLGVPGRVLAVNGLVAIVDFWGVTREVRLELVDQPVAPGDYILNHVGYAIRRIPQDDIQETLALYEQLLESAQDDLMAADVRSEVQATGDQTGGGGRKAGGGTGANG, encoded by the coding sequence ATGTGCCTCGGAGTGCCCGGCCGGGTCCTGGCCGTGAACGGCCTGGTGGCCATCGTCGATTTCTGGGGAGTGACGCGCGAAGTGCGCCTCGAGCTGGTTGACCAGCCGGTGGCACCGGGCGATTACATCCTCAATCACGTCGGCTACGCGATCCGCCGAATCCCGCAGGACGACATCCAGGAAACGCTGGCGCTCTACGAGCAGCTGCTCGAGAGCGCCCAGGACGACCTGATGGCGGCCGATGTCCGATCGGAGGTGCAGGCGACAGGGGACCAGACGGGCGGCGGAGGCCGGAAGGCGGGTGGAGGCACGGGCGCGAATGGCTGA
- the hypF gene encoding carbamoyltransferase HypF, whose amino-acid sequence MTRAAVEGRRIHVRGTVQGVGFRPWVYRLARELRLHGRVLNDAAGVVIHAFGSQEALERFVRRLRESGPPAASISSVEDSAIPPEAVSDFTIVESEAGDERRVSIPADLATCGDCAREIRDPANRRHRYPFTNCTNCGPRFTIALGVPYDRAATSMRGFDMCPECRREYDNPDDRRFHAQPNACPACGPTLRALVPGDGAIDGEDPIELAARLIGAGLTVAVKGIGGFHLACDAASELAVLRLRRRKHRDEKPFAVMVRDLDEAERLAHLGPAERALLLSAERPIVLAPRRSGAPLAASVAPGNPLVGLLLPYSPLHHLLARAAACPLVMTSGNLSDEPLAFRNEEALARLGEIADLFLVHDRPIVTRCDDSVARVVAGGPMLLRRSRGYVPRPVPVARPFDTPVLACGALLKNTFCFGIGNAAYLGPHIGDLENLETFESYQDSIDRMQRFLGVEPEIVAHDMHPDYLSTRYAQLRVESRRIAVQHHHAHVASAIAEHRIAGPVFGLAYDGTGYGADGAAWGGELLLADAASFTRLATFRPVVLAGGDRAIREPWRIALALLEDAFAGEPPVADVRLFRQIPAEELAIVRRLIATGANAPAAHGVGRYFDAFAAIGLCRTRATYEGQLAFEWNMMAAAAPGRERGRYPFDIVRDGSPWTIDLRPMVRGAVYELIGGEAPAIVAARFHNTIAAASAQVVRHAAVLFGRLRVVLTGGCFQNALLTERTLEELSPMFRVCLHRQVPPGDGGIALGQALVANAIATAARDSRRS is encoded by the coding sequence ATGACCAGGGCCGCAGTCGAAGGCCGGCGCATCCACGTCCGTGGCACCGTCCAGGGAGTGGGCTTCCGCCCCTGGGTGTACCGCCTCGCGCGCGAGCTGCGCCTGCACGGGCGGGTCCTCAACGACGCCGCCGGCGTCGTCATTCATGCGTTCGGGTCGCAGGAGGCGCTCGAGCGCTTCGTGCGCCGGCTGCGGGAATCGGGACCGCCCGCCGCTTCGATCAGCTCGGTGGAGGACAGCGCGATTCCGCCGGAGGCGGTCTCGGATTTCACGATCGTCGAGAGCGAAGCGGGCGACGAGCGCCGCGTCTCGATCCCCGCGGACCTGGCGACGTGCGGCGACTGCGCGCGCGAGATTCGCGATCCGGCGAACCGCCGCCACCGGTACCCGTTCACCAACTGCACCAACTGCGGCCCGCGGTTCACCATTGCGCTCGGTGTGCCCTACGACCGCGCGGCGACCTCGATGCGCGGCTTCGACATGTGTCCCGAGTGCCGGCGCGAGTATGACAACCCGGACGATCGCCGGTTCCACGCGCAGCCGAACGCGTGCCCGGCCTGCGGTCCCACGCTGCGCGCGCTGGTGCCGGGAGACGGGGCGATCGACGGCGAAGATCCGATCGAGCTTGCGGCGCGCCTGATCGGCGCCGGGCTCACGGTGGCCGTGAAGGGGATCGGCGGCTTTCACCTGGCGTGCGACGCGGCGTCAGAGCTCGCCGTGCTGCGCCTGCGCCGTCGCAAGCACCGCGACGAGAAGCCGTTTGCGGTCATGGTGCGCGACCTGGACGAGGCGGAACGCCTCGCGCACCTTGGCCCGGCGGAGCGCGCGCTGCTGCTGTCGGCGGAGCGGCCCATCGTGCTGGCGCCGCGGCGATCCGGCGCGCCGCTGGCCGCGTCGGTCGCCCCCGGCAACCCGCTGGTCGGGCTGCTGCTGCCGTATTCGCCGCTGCACCACCTGCTCGCGCGGGCGGCGGCGTGCCCGCTCGTCATGACATCGGGGAACCTGTCCGACGAGCCGCTCGCGTTCCGCAACGAGGAGGCGCTCGCGCGGCTCGGCGAGATCGCGGATCTCTTCCTGGTGCACGACCGCCCGATCGTGACGCGCTGCGATGACTCGGTGGCGCGCGTCGTGGCCGGCGGCCCGATGCTGCTGCGGCGCTCGCGCGGCTACGTGCCGCGTCCAGTGCCCGTCGCGCGCCCGTTCGACACACCGGTGCTCGCGTGCGGCGCGCTCCTCAAGAACACGTTCTGCTTCGGCATCGGCAACGCCGCCTACCTGGGCCCGCACATCGGCGACCTCGAGAACCTCGAAACATTCGAGTCCTACCAGGACTCCATCGACCGCATGCAGCGGTTCCTCGGGGTCGAGCCGGAGATCGTCGCGCACGACATGCACCCGGACTACCTGTCCACGCGCTACGCGCAACTGCGCGTCGAATCCCGCAGGATCGCCGTGCAGCACCATCACGCGCACGTGGCCAGCGCCATCGCGGAGCACCGGATCGCCGGCCCCGTCTTCGGGCTCGCGTATGACGGCACGGGCTACGGTGCCGACGGCGCGGCATGGGGCGGCGAGCTGCTGCTGGCGGACGCGGCCAGTTTTACCCGTCTCGCGACGTTCCGTCCCGTCGTGCTCGCCGGCGGCGACCGGGCGATACGCGAACCGTGGCGCATCGCCCTCGCGCTGCTCGAGGACGCGTTCGCGGGTGAGCCGCCGGTGGCTGATGTGCGCCTGTTCCGCCAGATTCCGGCCGAGGAGCTTGCGATCGTCCGGAGGCTCATCGCCACGGGGGCCAACGCGCCGGCGGCCCACGGCGTGGGGAGATACTTCGACGCGTTCGCCGCCATCGGCCTGTGCCGCACACGGGCCACCTACGAGGGGCAGCTGGCCTTCGAGTGGAACATGATGGCGGCGGCGGCACCGGGGCGCGAGCGCGGCCGGTATCCCTTCGACATCGTTCGTGACGGTTCGCCCTGGACGATCGACCTGCGCCCGATGGTCAGAGGCGCCGTCTACGAGCTTATCGGCGGCGAGGCGCCGGCGATCGTCGCGGCCCGGTTCCACAACACGATCGCGGCCGCATCCGCGCAAGTCGTCCGTCACGCCGCGGTGCTGTTCGGGAGGCTCCGTGTCGTTCTCACCGGCGGATGCTTTCAGAACGCGCTGCTGACGGAGCGGACCCTCGAGGAACTCAGCCCGATGTTCCGTGTGTGCCTCCACCGGCAGGTGCCGCCCGGCGACGGCGGCATCGCGCTCGGGCAGGCCCTGGTCGCCAACGCGATCGCGACGGCGGCGCGCGACTCGCGTCGCTCATGA